One Chloroflexota bacterium DNA window includes the following coding sequences:
- a CDS encoding DedA family protein produces MSEIMDKVQAIITAIITALSYPGIALVMFAENLFPPIPSELVMPFAGFIVGKGEMNLVAVLLAGTIGAVLGALALYYIGMWADETIIRRFIRRYGKFFFISEADIDKTLGFFAKYGEIVVFTGRLIPLVRSLISIPAGMNRMPMGRFLLWTTFGSLIWNGILTYAGIVLGSQWENVLGLVDRYEKVALGIIALGLIWFVVNRVLKVRRNRAASKQV; encoded by the coding sequence ATGTCAGAAATAATGGACAAAGTTCAAGCAATTATTACTGCGATTATTACTGCGTTAAGCTACCCCGGCATTGCGTTGGTGATGTTTGCCGAAAACCTCTTTCCCCCGATCCCTTCAGAATTGGTGATGCCATTCGCTGGTTTTATCGTTGGCAAAGGTGAAATGAACCTTGTTGCAGTGTTATTGGCTGGCACTATTGGCGCAGTGTTGGGTGCTCTGGCGCTCTATTATATTGGCATGTGGGCCGACGAAACGATTATTCGGCGCTTTATTCGCCGCTATGGCAAATTCTTCTTTATCAGCGAAGCTGATATTGATAAAACCTTGGGCTTCTTTGCTAAATATGGTGAAATCGTCGTATTTACTGGGCGCTTGATTCCCTTGGTGCGTAGTTTAATTTCAATTCCGGCAGGCATGAATCGTATGCCTATGGGGCGCTTTTTGCTCTGGACGACCTTTGGCTCGTTGATCTGGAATGGCATTTTGACCTATGCTGGGATTGTGCTTGGTTCGCAATGGGAAAATGTGCTTGGCTTAGTTGACCGCTATGAAAAAGTTGCCTTGGGGATTATTGCCCTGGGCCTGATTTGGTTTGTGGTAAACCGCGTACTCAAAGTTCGCCGCAACCGCGCTGCATCCAAGCAGGTCTAG
- the aroQ gene encoding type II 3-dehydroquinate dehydratase → MQILVLQGPNLNMLGQREPTIYGSTTLADIHNAMSEKATSAGIELSFIQSNHEGMLVDTLHAHYGQIQGIIINPGALTHYGLSLRDGLALMDVPIIEVHLSNVYAREAFRHHSVVAAIAQGQISGLGWQGYLYALDWFIQRKSA, encoded by the coding sequence ATGCAGATTTTAGTGCTACAAGGCCCAAATCTTAACATGCTTGGCCAACGTGAGCCAACAATTTATGGCTCAACCACGCTGGCCGATATTCATAACGCCATGAGCGAAAAAGCAACCAGCGCAGGCATCGAATTAAGCTTCATTCAATCGAACCATGAAGGCATGTTAGTTGATACCCTTCACGCCCATTATGGTCAAATTCAGGGCATTATTATCAACCCAGGCGCACTGACTCACTATGGTTTGAGCCTACGCGATGGATTAGCCTTGATGGATGTGCCGATCATCGAAGTGCATTTATCGAATGTCTATGCCCGTGAGGCCTTTCGGCATCATTCAGTGGTTGCGGCAATTGCCCAAGGCCAAATTAGCGGGCTTGGTTGGCAAGGCTACCTGTATGCGCTCGATTGGTTTATCCAACGCAAATCGGCTTAA
- the purE gene encoding 5-(carboxyamino)imidazole ribonucleotide mutase encodes MSAVVGIVMGSDSDLATMQAAATICQEFGIGYEMRVVSAHRTPALMAEYGQTAHERGLKVIIAGAGGAAHLPGMLAAYTPLPVIGVPVPIGHLQGVDALMSIVQMPGGVPVATVAIGQAKNAGLLAIQILATADAALQAKLIEYKQTMAAESQAKNTRLQAKAAQ; translated from the coding sequence ATGTCAGCCGTTGTTGGAATTGTGATGGGCAGCGATTCGGATTTGGCGACCATGCAGGCCGCCGCCACCATTTGCCAAGAATTTGGCATTGGTTACGAAATGCGGGTTGTTTCGGCTCACCGCACGCCTGCCTTGATGGCCGAATATGGCCAAACCGCCCATGAACGTGGCCTCAAAGTGATCATCGCTGGGGCGGGCGGAGCAGCTCACTTACCAGGTATGTTAGCGGCTTACACGCCCTTGCCAGTGATTGGTGTACCAGTGCCAATCGGCCACTTACAAGGCGTTGATGCCTTGATGTCGATTGTGCAAATGCCAGGTGGAGTACCAGTTGCAACCGTCGCAATTGGCCAAGCCAAAAACGCAGGTTTATTGGCAATTCAAATTTTGGCCACCGCCGATGCCGCATTACAAGCCAAATTGATTGAATACAAACAAACCATGGCCGCCGAATCGCAAGCCAAAAACACACGGCTTCAGGCCAAGGCAGCGCAATAA